Part of the Pseudomonas lijiangensis genome is shown below.
TCTACAACGATCAGTTCTGGGGCGAGGACATCGCCAATGCCGAGTTCGTGCATTACCCGGACGAGCGCTGGTTCAAGCCAGGCCGCAAGGATGCGTTGCCGGAAGAAATCCTCGACGAATACTGCCTGGAAATCTACAACCCTGACGGCGAACTGCGCGGCTCGCACCTGTACGACACTAACTCCGGCAATGTCGAGCGTGGCATCTGCTCGCTGCCGTATGTGCGTCAGTCGGATGGTGAAGTGGTGTACTTCCCGTCCAACCTGATCGAAAACCTGTTCCTCAGCAATGGCATGAGTGCCGGTAACACGCTGGTGGAAGCGCAGGTTCAATGCCTGTCGGAAATCTTCGAGCGCGCCGTCAAGCGGGAAATCCTTGAGGGTGAAATCGCCCTGCCGGATGTGCCTCAGGACGTGCTGGCGAAATACCCCGGCATTCTGGCCGGTATTCAGGGCCTTGAAGAGCAGGGCTTCCCGGTACTGGTGAAGGATGCGTCCCTGGGCGGCGAATTCCCGGTGATGTGCGTCACCTTGATGAACCCGCGCACCGGCGGCGTATTCGCCTCGTTCGGCGCACACCCGAGCTTTGAAGTGGCGCTGGAGCGCAGCCTGACCGAGTTGCTGCAGGGTCGCAGTTTTGAAGGCCTCAACGATTTGCCGCAGCCGACTTTTGAAAGCCATGCGGTGACCGAGCCCAATAACTTCGTCGAGCACTTTATCGACTCCAGCGGCGTGGTGTCGTGGCGCTTCTTCAGTGCGAAATCCGACTTCGAGTTTGTCGAGTGGGATTTCTCCGGCCAGGGCGAAAACTCCAATGCCGAAGAAGCCGCGACGCTGTTCGGTATTCTCGAAGACATGGGCAAAGAAGTGTACATGGCGGTGTACGAGCACCTGGGCGCGTCGGCCTGCCGCATTCTGGTGCCGGGTTATTCCGAAATCTACCCGCTGGAAGACCTTATCTGGGACAACACCAACAAGGCGCTGCTGTTCCGTGCCGATATCCTGAACCTGCACAGCCTGAACGCCGCCAGCCTGAAAAAACTGGTCAAGCGTCTGGAAGATAGTGAGCTGGATGACTACACCGACATCACCACCCTGATCGGCATCGAGTTCGACGACAACACAGCCTGGGGCCAGTTGACGATCCTTGAGCTGAAACTGCTGATCTACCTCGCCCTGCAGAAGTTTGAAGAGGCGAAAGAGCTGGTAGAAGCCTTCCTGCAATTCAACGACAACACCGTCGAGCGCGGTCTGTTCTATCAGGCCTTGAACGTGGTGCTGGAAGTTGAACTGGACGAAGAGCTGGCGCTGGAAGACTACGAAGTCAACTTCCGCCGCATGTTCGGCAACGAACGCATGGATGCCGTGCTGGGCTCAATGGACGGCAGCGTCCGCTTCTACGGCCTGACGCCGACCAGCATGAAACTCGAAGGCCTCGACAGACACCTGCGTCTGATCGACAGCTACAAGAAACTGCACGCGGCGCGGGCGAAGCAAACCGAGTAGGAGTGTAATTACTGTGGGAGGCAGCTTGCTGGCGAAAAAGGCCTGAAAACCGGCAGATATTCTGCGTCTGTACGCAAAAGTCGCCAGCAAGCTGCCTCCCACAAAGTGATTCATTGACCTTTGACATTTCACTTGTGGCAGGGGCCTTGGCCGCGACGACTTGAGAGCGGTGCCGAGTCAGACCATGCCAGAGACAACTTGATTGCGGCCTTCATGCTTGGCCTTGTAGAGCGCCTTGTCTGCCGATATAAGCAGCTCATCACCCCCGGATGATCCTGATGAAGGATCATATGTGGCTACTCCTATGCTGACGGTTACTCGACCTCGCTCCACCAGGCGACTCTCTATGTGAGCATCTTCAACCGCCCGCCTGATGTTTTCGGCTATCAAGAGAGCCCCGTCAAGATCGGTGGCGGGCAAGATCACCGCAATTTCTTCTCCGCCATATCGCGCAGCCAGATCCGAGCTTCTGCCTTGGCACGCACGGACGAGGGCTGCAACGCGACGTAAACACTCATCCCCCGCTGGGTGCCCATAACAGTCGTTGTATTGTTTGAAATGATCAATGTCCAAAAGCAGCAGGGATATCGGGTTCTGATTATTTCGAGCCTTGTTAAATTCCATGTCCAGCGTTTGATCAAACTGTCGGCGGTTGGCCAGGCCCGTAAGTCCATCCTCGCTCGCAAGAATGTGCAACTGACCATGATCATGGCGTAACACGATTTCATCCTTGGCTTGCTTTTCTATATCTCGCATGGTTCTGATGCCGAGATAGAGAATAATGAACAAAGCAGTGAAAACGGCCGAAAGGGTTAAAAAACAATCTCGCTTCCAGGAAGCAAATATATAGCCGTCGGTGATACCGACCGACAACCGAATGGGGTAACGCCCACTACTGGCGTAGCCGACCATTCGCCGCTTCCCGTCTACCGGTGAATCAAAGAGAAGGACGCCTCGCGTGCTTCCAGCCTGGATCGCCCGTACAACCGGCCCATTGGAAACATTGACCGCTATAAGTTCCGGGCTGAAGGGGGTCCTGACCAATTGAACACCATCGGTGCGAGCCAAGCTCACAATTCCGTTTGCACCCAGCTCAAAGGATCGAAAAAACTCGAGGAAGCTTTCTAGGCGCAGCGTTGCAAGTGCCACACCAGCAAACGCTCCGTTAGCGTCTTCAAGACGAATGGACACTGTGATGATCCATTCTCCTGTTGTGCGACTCTGAATCGGCGGGCCTATGTACGGGGCGAGACTTTCATTCTTTTGGTGGTACTTGAAGTACTCGCGATCAGCGTTGTTGCGCTGAGGGATTTGTGGCGACAAGGTTGTCATGATCCATCGCCCGTCAGCAGCATAAAAAAATATACCCTGAATTTCGGTCTGCCCGTCCACCCTGCTGTGGGCGACACTCATCATTCGAGCCAGATTTTCGGATGTTTCACCATCATGACGATAACGCTCGGCCAGACCGACCAGAATCATGCTGGCATAAGTGATGGAACTCTCTGCCGAACGCAGTATCGATGCAGACAAGTTTGCAAGCTCTGTGCGGCGTGTCGTCTCCACATCTTTGTATTGCCCATAGAGAAGGCTTCCAGTAAGTATCCCCAATGTCATGCAGGCCACCACAAGCAGGACGATGGCCTGTACCCCCAGTCGACCGGAGACTGGCATAAATGAATGGGCGGTAGTGGACGATGGTGGCTTGGCCATGGTCAGGTGGCTCAGTTGAAGGCTGGATGGTGAGGGTAAAAGTTCTCGATATTAAAGGGTGTCGGCCATTGCAGCCCCAGCATGAGTTTTCGATGTGATTGGACGGTCGCGGTCGTTTCTTGCTCGATAGCTGCAACTGGCCGGCCCTCTGAACAGGGCCGGCCGGAGGGTATTTATCGAGAGGCGCTGTCGTAAGCGGCCTGACCGGTGTCGGCGTCCTTGCGGCGTGCCGGATCTCCGAGCCAGAGCATCAGGCAGGTGCCGAGCATCAGGAAGGATGCGACGACGTAGAACGGCACGGAGAACGACTGGGTGGCGTCCTTGATCAGGCCGATCAGGAAGGGCCCTGCAAAACCTCCAAGGTTGCCGATCGAAACGATCAGCGCCAGTCCGCCCGCTGCGGCGCGACCGGTCAGGATAGTGGAAGGGATGGCCCAGAAGGTCGCCTGGAATGACAGGATGCCGGATACGGTCAACGCCAGGCAGGTGACTTTCAGCAGCGGATCGTCAGTGAGTGCTGCACCCACCAGAGCGATGGCCGCAAAGGCGAGGGCGCCGGCCACGTAGGGCAGGCGTTGCTGGCTGCGGTTGGCCAGGCGTGCCCAGATCGTCATGGAGATTGCGCCCAGAACATAAGGCAGCGCGGTAACCAGGCCTACGGTCGTGTTGGTCATGCCGAGGCTTTTGATGATCTGTGGCATCCACAAGCCGATGCCGACGGAGCCGACGATGCAGCAGAAGTTGATCGCCGCCAGTGTGAACACCTTGGGGTTGGTCAGTGCGCTGCGCAAGGTATTGCCATGGGAAGAGCCGATGGCTTGCTGCTCTTGGTTGAGACGGTTACTCAGCCAGGTTTTTTCCCGGTCATTCATCCAGCGCGCCTTGGTCGGCGTGTCCACCAGCACGAACAGACAGGCAATGCCCAGCAGCACCGCTGGCAACGCTTCGGCCACCAGCAGGAACTGCCAGTTTTTCAGCCCCATGATCCCGTGCATTTCCATCAGCCAGCCAGACAATGGCGAACCGATGATGTTGGCGGTGGGGATACCCAGCAGGAAGGCCGCGATAGCCTTGGCGCGCCATTTACCGGGAAACCAGTAGGTGAAATACAGATAGACGCCTGGCGTGAAGCCGGCTTCTGCCACGCCCAGCAGAAAGCGCAGGATGCTGAAGCTGATCGGCCCGGTGGCGAAGGCCGTGGCCATGGAAATCAGGCCCCAGGTGATCATGATCCGGGCAATCCAGACCCGCGCACCAAAGCGTTGCATGAGCAGGTTGCTGGGGATCTCGAAAATGAAATAGCCAAAGAAAAACAGGCCTGCTGCCCAGCCGAACATGGTGGCGGTCAGTCCCAGGTCCTTGTTCATGCTGATGGCGGCAAAACCGACGTTGGTGCGGTCCAGGTAGCTGATGACGTAGCACAGGAATATGAAGGGCAGGATACGCAGCATCACGCGGCGCAGCAGTTTTTCGCCTTCTTCGTCCGACAGAGGAGGGAGCGCATCCGGGATGTTCTGGGTCATGGCATCACTTCTTTTGTAATTGTTTTGAAGGTATGGCGAGGCGTATGGGTCAGCTATGTGAATACATGCTCAACCCCGGGGTCGCTGTGGTCACTTGCAGGATCGAGCCCGATTCCGACTCTGTGATGTAGAGGTTGCGGTTGTCCTGACCGCCAAAGGCCAGGTTCGTGTTGCTGATGCCCTGGCAGGACACGATGCGTTGAAGCGGTTCGCCCACTTTCGACAGTTTCCATACCGAGCCGAAACCGGTGTGGGCGATGTACAGGTTGCTTTCGTTATCCAGAGCCAGACCATCCGGTCCGCCCAGGCCGCCGTGAAGCTGAGAGAAGACGCCGACCTTGCCAATAATCGAGCCGTTGCCCAGCGGAATGCGCCAGATTTGCTGGGCGCGGGTCACGGCGATCAGCAGGTGATTGAGGTGTGGGTCGAAAACGATGCCGTTCGGGCTGGGGATGGTGTTGATCAGGCAGGACAGGTTGTTGTCACTGCTCAGCTTGTAGACTCGCCCGGTCGGATCTTGCAGGCCGGTCTGGCCCTGATCGGTGAAGTAAAGGTCGCCGTTGGGGGCGAATACCAGATCGTTGACACCCTTGAAGCCTTCGGACCCTGCCGATTCCAGCAGCGGTTCGATATGCCCGCTCTGAGGGTCAAGCACCATGATTCCGCGTTTGTAATCGGTGATGAAGATTCGCCCGTCGCGGTGGATCTTCAGGCCGTTGGGCCAGCCGTCGTATTCGCACACCAGATCCCATTCACCTTGCGGGGAGATCCTGAAAATCCGGCCGTAAGGGATATCGGTCACATAGAGGTTGCCGTCACGGTCGAAAGACGGGCCTTCCAGAAACGAATCGATTTCACGGCCCTGACGGTTGGCGTCTGCCCAGGCGGTTCGACGTGGTTTGCGGAAGTGGTTCGGCAAGCGAGTGAAAACCGTCGTTTCGACGATGGCGGGTGCGGGGAAGAAGCTCATGAGCGCTCCTGGAGTTAGAATTGTTATTGGTAAAAATAAAACTCAATTTCAAAATAAGTGATTTTTTATCGTTAATCGATACCTTTGTTCGGTTTTTTGTAAACTAATGAAACTGCGTTCCATATTTTATTTTCGAGAGGGCGCGGAAACGCTTGATACGCAAGCGCGGGCCGTTTGCGGATGTGAGGGCGGTACAGCGATGGCGAGGATGACCTCGTTGGCGGATAATGCTCGGCCAAGCCTGCTGATGGGCTCCACGAGTCGAGGTGTCTGTAATGGTAAAAGCGCGGCCGCGCCCTGCGGTGAATGGTGTGGCTTCGGCCGACAGGGTCTTGACGGTGCTCACGGCATTTCAGGTCGGAGACAAGGCGCTGAGTCTGGTCGAGTTGGTCGAGCGTACGGGGCTTATCAAAAGCACGATCATGCGCTTGATGGTTTCACTGGAAAATCACGGGTTCATCACGCGAATGGCCGATGGGCGCTATCAGTTGGCCAGCGAAGTCATGAGGCTCAATGCCGTTTACCAGGAGTCGCTCGATCTGGAAGGCCATGTAATGCCAAAACTGCATTACCTGTCCGAGCAGACCGGTGAAACCGTATCCTTTTACGTTCGCCATGGTGCCTACCGCATGTGTCAGTACCGGGTGAATTCTGTTCATCGGCTGCGGCTCAATATGCAGCCGGGTGACATGCGTCCCATGGATGAGGCTGCCGGAGCCCAGGCGTTGCGTGCCTCTTTCCAGACTGCAATGGCGCTGGAAAAACCGTTTTATTCCTGTGGCGCGACCGACCCCCATGCCGCCTCTGTCGCGCTGCCGATTTATGGCGCCCAGCAGGAACTGATGGGCGCTCTGGTCATTTCAGGGCCTGCAAGCCGATTGACGCAAGAGGCTGCCGAGAGTTTCAGGGCCGTCTTTTTTGACGCCGCGCGCGACCTGATGCGCAGTCTGGGTTGCAAGGCGGCAAGTAACTCCGGTGCTGTCGAGTCAGAATCCGTAAAGTGATACGGGGTTATCGCGCAGAATCAATGTGCGCTTTTTCTCATCGCCAGCCCAGGCTCCCAGCAGGTCCAGAATGGCAGCGTCGTCGGGTTTCCTGTCAGTTGCCAGTGTAGGGTGGGGCCAGTCGCTGCCCCACAGCATGCGTTCGGTGTTTCTCATGATCAATGCACTGGCAACCTTTCCCGAGTCTTCATAGTCAGGCGCTCCCGAGAGCGAGCGAAGGTAGGGGGCGGAGAGCTTGATCCAGGTTCGTTCGTTGTCCAGCAGCCGGGTCAGTGAGGCGAATGCATCGGACTTCACGCCTTCGGGCTGGGGCACATGCCCCATATGATCGATCACCAGCCTTGCCGGCAGTCTGGCCAGGCGTGATTCCATTTCTGCCAGATGAGGTCCGGGGGCGACCTGCACGTTCCAGCCAAGCTCGTTCACTCGGGGTGCGAGCTGTTCAAGGTCATCGAGTGACGTGCTGCCTACGCTGAAATTGAAGCGTATGCCGCGCACGCCAGCCTTATGCAGGCGGCCCAGTTCCTCGGCGCTTATCGACGGATCGACAACGGCTATCCCACGCGCGTTACCCTGACTGCGCAGAAGTCCGTCGAGCAGGATGCGATTGTCGGTGCCGTAAGTGGATGGCGTTACGATGACCATTCTCGACATGCCCAACCGCTGTTGCAGTTGGCGATAATCTTCGAGTGAAGCGTCGTCCGGGAGCAGCCTGGCATTGGCGGCAGCAGGGTAGCGTCCATCGTACAAATGCATGTGGCAATCAACGCTACCGGCCGGTGGAAGCCGTTTGGGTGGAGCCTCACCGCGACTGAAAGGGACGTTGGCAAGAACGCCCATGGACGCGAGTGCGCTCAACGCGCTTCCTGCCTGCAGGAAGCGGCGACGAGATAAAGCCATTCGATAAACCTCTTTATTCTTGTATTGAGGCGTTGGCAGGTGTGGTGTTTCAGCCCTTGGCAGCCGCAGCTCCGGCCAGCTCGGCTTGTTCGCGTTCACGCTTGCGGCCGATGACCAGAACCATGACGCCTGCAAGAGTGCACAGTGCCGCCAGTGGCATCAGTGCCAGTGCATGGCTGCCTGTTGCGTCATGAATCGCGCCGTAGGCATTCACCATGATTCCGCCGCCGATCAGGTTGGCCAGGGCACCCACGGCTGCGAGTCCCGCCGCGGCCGTAGAAGATGAAAGCCAGCCGGAAACCAGTGCCCAGAACGGACCCTTCATCGAGTAGGCCCCAATCAGCACCAGGCTCAACATGATCACTGTGGCCACCAGAGATGAGGTGAACAGTGTCAGCAGCAGGCCGCCAGCGATCATCAGCATGGTCATTGCCGTATGCCAGCGACGTTCGCCGGTGCGATCGGAGCTGCGTCCCCACACAATCATCAGCACCGAAGCGAGGCCGTAGGGAATGGCGTTGACCAGGCCGATCTCCATGGCACTCAAGCCAAAGGTCTTGAGCAGTTGCGGGGCCCAGACGCTCATGGTGCTGCCAGCGGCAGAGGCGCCCGAGTAGATCAGTGCCAGTACCCAGATATCTTTGTGGCGAAGCAGCTTCCACAAGGAGAGGTGCCCGATGGTCGTTTTCTTCGAGGCCTCTTCTGCCAGACGCTGGGTCAACCAGTTG
Proteins encoded:
- a CDS encoding OsmC domain/YcaO domain-containing protein, translated to MEIKVNFLDNLRLEAKFDDFTVVADQPIRYKGDGSAPGPFDYFLASSALCAAYFVKLYCETRNIPTDNIRLSQNNIVDPENRYNQIFKIQVELPADISAKDRQGILRSIDRCTVKKVVQAGPEFVIEEVENLDADAQALLMPSLSSGEGTCIAGKDLPLEQTIANMSGILAGLGMKIEIASWRNIVPNVWSLHIRDAQSPMCFTNGKGATKEGALASALGEFIERLNCNFFYNDQFWGEDIANAEFVHYPDERWFKPGRKDALPEEILDEYCLEIYNPDGELRGSHLYDTNSGNVERGICSLPYVRQSDGEVVYFPSNLIENLFLSNGMSAGNTLVEAQVQCLSEIFERAVKREILEGEIALPDVPQDVLAKYPGILAGIQGLEEQGFPVLVKDASLGGEFPVMCVTLMNPRTGGVFASFGAHPSFEVALERSLTELLQGRSFEGLNDLPQPTFESHAVTEPNNFVEHFIDSSGVVSWRFFSAKSDFEFVEWDFSGQGENSNAEEAATLFGILEDMGKEVYMAVYEHLGASACRILVPGYSEIYPLEDLIWDNTNKALLFRADILNLHSLNAASLKKLVKRLEDSELDDYTDITTLIGIEFDDNTAWGQLTILELKLLIYLALQKFEEAKELVEAFLQFNDNTVERGLFYQALNVVLEVELDEELALEDYEVNFRRMFGNERMDAVLGSMDGSVRFYGLTPTSMKLEGLDRHLRLIDSYKKLHAARAKQTE
- a CDS encoding sensor domain-containing diguanylate cyclase; its protein translation is MAKPPSSTTAHSFMPVSGRLGVQAIVLLVVACMTLGILTGSLLYGQYKDVETTRRTELANLSASILRSAESSITYASMILVGLAERYRHDGETSENLARMMSVAHSRVDGQTEIQGIFFYAADGRWIMTTLSPQIPQRNNADREYFKYHQKNESLAPYIGPPIQSRTTGEWIITVSIRLEDANGAFAGVALATLRLESFLEFFRSFELGANGIVSLARTDGVQLVRTPFSPELIAVNVSNGPVVRAIQAGSTRGVLLFDSPVDGKRRMVGYASSGRYPIRLSVGITDGYIFASWKRDCFLTLSAVFTALFIILYLGIRTMRDIEKQAKDEIVLRHDHGQLHILASEDGLTGLANRRQFDQTLDMEFNKARNNQNPISLLLLDIDHFKQYNDCYGHPAGDECLRRVAALVRACQGRSSDLAARYGGEEIAVILPATDLDGALLIAENIRRAVEDAHIESRLVERGRVTVSIGVATYDPSSGSSGGDELLISADKALYKAKHEGRNQVVSGMV
- a CDS encoding MFS transporter, whose protein sequence is MTQNIPDALPPLSDEEGEKLLRRVMLRILPFIFLCYVISYLDRTNVGFAAISMNKDLGLTATMFGWAAGLFFFGYFIFEIPSNLLMQRFGARVWIARIMITWGLISMATAFATGPISFSILRFLLGVAEAGFTPGVYLYFTYWFPGKWRAKAIAAFLLGIPTANIIGSPLSGWLMEMHGIMGLKNWQFLLVAEALPAVLLGIACLFVLVDTPTKARWMNDREKTWLSNRLNQEQQAIGSSHGNTLRSALTNPKVFTLAAINFCCIVGSVGIGLWMPQIIKSLGMTNTTVGLVTALPYVLGAISMTIWARLANRSQQRLPYVAGALAFAAIALVGAALTDDPLLKVTCLALTVSGILSFQATFWAIPSTILTGRAAAGGLALIVSIGNLGGFAGPFLIGLIKDATQSFSVPFYVVASFLMLGTCLMLWLGDPARRKDADTGQAAYDSASR
- a CDS encoding SMP-30/gluconolactonase/LRE family protein, yielding MSFFPAPAIVETTVFTRLPNHFRKPRRTAWADANRQGREIDSFLEGPSFDRDGNLYVTDIPYGRIFRISPQGEWDLVCEYDGWPNGLKIHRDGRIFITDYKRGIMVLDPQSGHIEPLLESAGSEGFKGVNDLVFAPNGDLYFTDQGQTGLQDPTGRVYKLSSDNNLSCLINTIPSPNGIVFDPHLNHLLIAVTRAQQIWRIPLGNGSIIGKVGVFSQLHGGLGGPDGLALDNESNLYIAHTGFGSVWKLSKVGEPLQRIVSCQGISNTNLAFGGQDNRNLYITESESGSILQVTTATPGLSMYSHS
- a CDS encoding IclR family transcriptional regulator — encoded protein: MVKARPRPAVNGVASADRVLTVLTAFQVGDKALSLVELVERTGLIKSTIMRLMVSLENHGFITRMADGRYQLASEVMRLNAVYQESLDLEGHVMPKLHYLSEQTGETVSFYVRHGAYRMCQYRVNSVHRLRLNMQPGDMRPMDEAAGAQALRASFQTAMALEKPFYSCGATDPHAASVALPIYGAQQELMGALVISGPASRLTQEAAESFRAVFFDAARDLMRSLGCKAASNSGAVESESVK
- a CDS encoding amidohydrolase family protein codes for the protein MALSRRRFLQAGSALSALASMGVLANVPFSRGEAPPKRLPPAGSVDCHMHLYDGRYPAAANARLLPDDASLEDYRQLQQRLGMSRMVIVTPSTYGTDNRILLDGLLRSQGNARGIAVVDPSISAEELGRLHKAGVRGIRFNFSVGSTSLDDLEQLAPRVNELGWNVQVAPGPHLAEMESRLARLPARLVIDHMGHVPQPEGVKSDAFASLTRLLDNERTWIKLSAPYLRSLSGAPDYEDSGKVASALIMRNTERMLWGSDWPHPTLATDRKPDDAAILDLLGAWAGDEKKRTLILRDNPVSLYGF
- a CDS encoding MFS transporter, whose protein sequence is MTSTASSVSELERSTMRRVAWRILPFLIICYLIAIIDRGNIGMASLQMNADLGLTAKVFGFASSLFFFSYFLLEVPSNLAMQKYGARIWIARIMITWGLISAGTAFVQGANSLYVMRFLLGAAEAGFFPGVLLYLTYWLPSAYRARMVAIFMVAIPAANFIGSPLSGLLLSLDGWMGMRGWHWLFIIEGIPAVLLGIACLFVLTDRPEQAKWLSNEQRNWLTQRLAEEASKKTTIGHLSLWKLLRHKDIWVLALIYSGASAAGSTMSVWAPQLLKTFGLSAMEIGLVNAIPYGLASVLMIVWGRSSDRTGERRWHTAMTMLMIAGGLLLTLFTSSLVATVIMLSLVLIGAYSMKGPFWALVSGWLSSSTAAAGLAAVGALANLIGGGIMVNAYGAIHDATGSHALALMPLAALCTLAGVMVLVIGRKREREQAELAGAAAAKG